The following are from one region of the Lepeophtheirus salmonis chromosome 8, UVic_Lsal_1.4, whole genome shotgun sequence genome:
- the LOC121122581 gene encoding RAB6A-GEF complex partner protein 2 — protein MEISVVLLDRNVFAFGETIRSQITFSNTSASKVESLGWASVQIHCSCTLSDVSSSDEVTLSQNRLITSFQPVLESGSKDVYASKPSILFADMILDPGTSKVFMYEEQIPQNSNQFPPSYLGQGIKYSYKLIVGTQRVNSNIKMIKIPFRVIKSIAPQNMSCFEESRDPDDKALDTNGNLSKSPFITLSDECKEDGDYHSFNHSEIYYGGSSKSFHHYEIANKVGKLAKLSLFKNSFRIGEEVIGSFQFYNQDIRCVEYSVSLISEETLNNSNLELGDLKKGLNISCVAKCHDVTLGYQFSNMALQIPLHVTPTFQTIQCQLNWYLHFVFVITPKITYQNNVGQSEDDEWNGPKTLEVETMVWDLPITLCPTSPDVLTNSLLQPFSKRSVVCEI, from the exons atgGAGATAAGCGTAGTTCTTTTGGATCGAAATGTATTTGCATTTGGTGAAACCATTCGATCCCAAATTACCTTTTCCAACACTTCTGCAAGTAAAGTGGAAAGTTTGGGATGGGCAAGTGTTCAAATCCATTGTTCATGTACTTTGAGTGACGTTTCTTCATCAG ATGAGGTGACACTGTCTCAAAATCGTTTGATTACATCATTTCAACCCGTTTTAGAATCAGGAAGTAAGGATGTCTATGCTTCGAAGCCTTCTATATTATTTGCGGATATGATATTGGACCCAGGGACGTCCAAGGTTTTTATGTATGAGGAGCAAATCCCTCAAAACTCCAATCAATTCCCTCCTAGCTACCTTGGACAGGGAatcaaatattcttataaactCATTGTTG GAACTCAAAGAGTAAATTCTAATATTAAGATGATTAAAATCCCATTTCGAGTGATAAAGAGTATTGCTCCTCAAAATATGTCTTGTTTTGAAGAATCCAGAGATCCAGATGATAAAGCTCTTGATACCAATGGTAATTTGTCTAAAAGTCCTTTTATCACACTTTCTGACGAGTGTAAAGAGGATGGTGATTATCATTCTTTCAATCACTCAGAAATTTATTATGGAGGCTCCTCCAAGTCATTTCATCATTATGAAATAGCAAATAAAGTTGGCAAGTTAGCCAAGTtgtctttgtttaaaaattcatttcgtATTGGCGAAGAGGTGATAGgaagttttcaattttataatcaaGATATACGATGCGTAGAATACTCTGTGTCATTGATAAG TGAAGAAACTTTAAACAATTCCAATTTGGAATTGGGGGATCTTAAAAAGGGTCTGAATATTTCCTGTGTTGCAAAGTGTCATGATGTAACTTTAGGCTATCAATTTTCAAACATGGCTCTACAAATTCCCTTACACGTAACCCCTACTTTCCAAACTATCCAATGCCAACTTAATTGGTATCTGCATTTCGTATTTGTCATAACTCCTAAAATTACTTACCAAAACAATGTTGGCCAGAGTGAAGATGATGAATGGAATGGTCCAAAAACATTAGAAGTAGAAACTATGGTATGGGATTTACCAATAACTTTGTGTCCCACTAGCCCCGACGTCCTTACTAATAGCCTGTTGCAGCCATTTTCAAAAAGGTCTGTTGTTTGTGAGATTTAG
- the LOC121122582 gene encoding venom prothrombin activator omicarin-C catalytic subunit-like, producing MNISKFFLFFTFGLGLSDYFAYKRKKYYFNTCDCGVADVKDEASIRTSKHIKNKLDSLTRLSIFRGLHKTKNNSRSSSHRRSRKRKAFNDLKVVNGIAVSTLQIPWQVIIRDSEIGTICGGSVINLRFILTAAHCIEDFKKNSNFPKPLVVIIGNEENCIQSINYHTGIDAIIIHHNYKRIKIRRKTELIYDFALIKTLKPIEFNKFSKPVCLPPKKYRKKKFSDYHATVSGYGAINVSQNGQYMFDCQLRKGFTKINSPRSPLCRKLARYSSDQRRYDTSKRYPQMCAFDVETRVDTCNGDSGGPITVYTTLKDDKTNKNRAVQVGVVSYGSKRCDKGGVYGRITSVLAWIIQRIQIGECHYNKN from the exons atgaatatatctaAGTTCTTCTTGTTCTTTACTTTTGGTCTTGGACTTTCGGATTATTTTGcttacaaaaggaaaaaatattattttaatacttgcgATTGCGGTGTTGCTGATGTCAAGGA TGAAGCCTCCATTAGGACCAGTAAacacattaaaaacaaattgg ATTCCCTTACTAGACTGTCAATCTTCAGGGGTCTGcataaaacgaaaaataactCAAGATCC tcGAGTCATCGTCGTTCCAGAAAAAGGAAAGCTTTTAATGACTTAAAAGTTGTTAATGGAATAGCTGTATCTACCCTACAAATACCGTGGCAAGTTATTATTAGAGATTCTGAGATTGGAACTATTTGTGGGGGATCCGTCATTAATCTGAGATTCATTCTTACTGCTGCCCACTGCATtgaagatttcaaaaaaaattctaatttccCGAAACCATTAGTAG TGATAATTGGAAATGAGGAGAATTGCATTCAGTC AATTAATTATCACACGGGGATCGATGCAATTATTATACATCATAACtacaaaagaattaaaataaggaGGAAGACCGAGTTAATATATGATTTTGCTCTCATTAAGACCCTCAAACCCATagaattcaataaattttcaaaacctgTATGCTTGCCTCCAAAGAAGTATAGAAAAAAGAAGTTTTCAGACTACCATGCAACTGTTTCTGGATATGGTGCTATAAACGTGTCCCAGAATGGACAATACATGTTTGACTGCCAATTACGAAAGGGATTTACTAAGATTAATTCACCGAGGAGCCCTCTTTGTaga AAATTGGCTCGATACTCTTCGGATCAGAGAAGATATGACACTAGCAAAA GATATCCTCAAATGTGTGCTTTTGATGTTGAAACACGGGTTGATACTTGCAATGGGGATTCTGGAGGCCCAATAACTGTATATACTACTCTTAAGGATGATAAAACCAATAAAAACAGAGCCGTACAAGTTGGAGTAGTAAGCTATGGGTCCAAAAGATGCGATAAAGGAGGTGTTTATGGGCGAATAACGTCCGTACTTGCATGGATCATTCAACGCATTCAAATCGGAGAatgtcattataataaaaattaa
- the LOC121122583 gene encoding HAUS augmin-like complex subunit 1 translates to MEDSSEVRSWLKELFSAEGEKIPSYELTQDSMSVLNDTRLWNRARDSEINAQMSCHEKQIQEYIKETERMNTILEPLGLGSASGSMGKKGNILVNMALELGIDDPDVDSIDLALSKLKSQRLMDSLNNLENPVLSNTKTSKKVQNLLLLGDAESAVLKLKSEPPLKFSSQSKQNFLHKKQEGYSKDAHRYRQTYFNNIQSEDHIHSNIVQIKAETRDLNSDVDKLQKKLSSYNELPPSLELAETKVKELSNQLRELDDILTQSLSRIH, encoded by the coding sequence ATGGAGGATAGTAGCGAAGTCCGAAGTTGGCTAAAGGAACTATTTTCTGCAGAAGGGGAGAAGATACCTTCCTATGAACTAACTCAGGACTCAATGTCTGTTCTAAACGATACACGTCTTTGGAATAGAGCTCGTGATTCAGAAATTAATGCTCAAATGTCTTGTCATGAGAAACAAATTCAGGAATACATCAAAGAAACCGAGCGAATGAACACAATACTCGAGCCTCTTGGTCTGGGAAGTGCTTCGGGATCTATGGGGAAGAAAGGGAATATCTTAGTCAATATGGCTTTGGAATTGGGAATTGATGATCCAGATGTAGACTCCATTGATTTGGCTTTGTCAAAGCTCAAGTCACAAAGACTCATGGATTCTCTCAATAATTTAGAGAACCCAGTCCTTAGTAATactaaaacttcaaaaaaagttcagaatCTTCTTTTATTAGGAGATGCTGAGTCTGCCgttcttaaattaaaatctgagcCACCACTTAAATTTTCTTCCCAATCCAAGCAAAACTTTTTGCATAAGAAGCAGGAGGGCTACAGTAAAGATGCACACAGATATAGACAAACCTACTTTAACAACATTCAGTCAGAGGACCACATACATAGCAACATTGTTCAAATCAAAGCTGAAACCCGAGATTTGAACTCAGATGTggataaattacaaaaaaagttgtcGAGTTAtaatgaactccctcccagttTGGAATTGGCAGAAACCAAGGTTAAGGAACTTAGTAATCAACTTAGAGAATTGGATGACATCCTTACCCAATCCCTTTCACGAATCCATTAG
- the LOC121122378 gene encoding propionyl-CoA carboxylase alpha chain, mitochondrial → MLFLSRFSRYGKSGKRWFGYSSAPWEKIYTLDPINFKEPTFDKILIANRGEIACRVIRTAKKMGIKTVAVHSVADGGSLFVKMADETINIGPPPVNESYLVQEKIIDAVKLTGAQAVHPGYGFLSENTSFVAKLEELGVKFIGPNSEAIKAMGDKIASKRVATDAKVNGIPGFDGEIENEEHCLHLANEIKYPVMIKASSGGGGKGMRVSWNDEQTREAYRLCKEEGKNFFGDDRLLIEKFVDSPRHVEIQLLGDKHGNAIYLNERECSIQRRNQKVIEEAPSPFLDETTRKKMGEQAVSLAKTIGYDSAGTVEFLMDSQKNFYFLEMNTRLQVEHPITECITGVDLVQQMIRTSYGHPLNLKQEDIKIDGWAIESRVYAEDPFKDFGMPSIGRLYQYEEPSYLPGVRCDSGIEEGSEISMFYDPMICKLTAYGPSRDAAIATSIEALDKYVIRGVTHNIPLLRDILTEEKFCLGDLTTSYLLETYPDGFSGSKMNEKDTLRLASVAAIYYAKDNYKAQFLNNDSNPAISKKIYNTWDLIIKANEVKIPISIKFEDGAFKIQNKDTDKMIVISDNFKTSDSFISIDIHNENITTQLISKQHNGTYRIRYKGTAFNVLILSTEAHRLNQYMIEKPKLDTSKVILSPMPGVIKSVAVNVGDLINEGQECCVVEAMKMQNSLKAGITGTVKAVNAKEGDTVEEEQILVEIE, encoded by the exons ATGTTGTTTCTTTCGAGATTCTCCAGGTATGGTAAGAGTGGGAAGCGATGGTTTGGATATTCAAGTGCaccttgggaaaaaatttacactttAGATCCCATAAATTTCAAGGAGCCAACTTTCGACAAGATCCTTATAGCGAATCGGGGAGAAATTGCATGTCGGGTCATTAGAACTGCGAAAAAGATGGGTATTAAAACCGTTGCAGTCCATTCCGTTGCTGATGGAGGGAGTCTATTTGTCAAAATGGCAGATGAGACTATTAATATTGGTCCTCCACCTGTCAATGAATCTTATCttgttcaagaaaaaattatcgaCGCTGTCAAATTAACAGGAGCTCAGGCTGTTCATCCTGGATACGGGTTCCTTTCTGAAAATACAAGCTTCGTAGCTAAACTAGAAGAACTTGGTGTGAAATTCATTGGCCCCAATTCTGAAGCGATTAAAGCCATGGGGGATAAAATTGCTTCCAAACGTGTTGCCACGGATGCAAAG GTTAatggaattccaggatttgatGGAGAAATAGAGAATGAAGAGCACTGTTTACATCTGGCAAATGAGATCAAATACCCTGTTATGATCAAGGCATCCTCTGGTGGTGGAGGAAAAGGAATGAGGGTTTCTTGGAATGATGAACAAACAAGAGAAGCTTATCGTCTTTGTAAGGAGGAAGGAAAAAATTTCTTTGGAGATGATCGTTTATTAATTGAGAAATTTGTGGATTCACCAAGGCATGTTGAGATCCAATTACTTGGAGATAAGCATGgtaatgcaatttatttaaacgAAAGAGAATGTTCTATTCAAAGAAGAAATCAGAAAGTAATAGAAGAGGCTCCAAGTCCATTCTTAGATGAGACTACGAGAAAAAAAATGGGAGAACAGGCTGTATCTTTAGCTAAAACTATAGGATATGACTCTGCGGGTACTGTAGAGTTTTTAATGGACTCTCAGAAGAACTTTTACTTCCTTGAAATGAATACGAGGCTTCAAGTAGAACATCCTATTACAGAGTGCATTACCGGAGTAGATTTGGTACAGCAAATGATACGGACATCATACGGACATCCTCTTAACTTGAAACAGGAGGATATCAAAATTGATGGTTGGGCAATTGAATCAAGAGTTTATGCAGAGGATCCATTCAAGGATTTTGGCATGCCTTCAATAGGGCGTTTATACCAATACGAAGAACCCAGTTATCTTCCCGGTGTAAGGTGCGACTCTGGTATTGAAGAAGGATCGGAAATATCCATGTTTTATGACCCAATGATATGTAAATTGACTGCTTATGGACCTTCTAGGGATGCTGCTATTGCCACttctattgaagcattggataaATATGTTATCAGAGGTGTAACTCACAACATACCATTATTGAGGGACATTTTAACAGAAGAAAAATTCTGCTTAGGAGATCTAACTACATCTTATCTTTTAGAAACATACCCAGATGGATTTAGTGGTTCTAAAATGAACGAAAAAGACACATTGAGACTTGCTTCTGTAGCAGCAATATACTATGCTAAGGACAATTATAAAGCTCAATTTCTCAATAATGACTCCAATCCTGCAATCAGCAAGAAGATATATAACACATGGGATTTGATTATAAAGGCAAACGAAGTAAAAATACCAATCTCAATTAAGTTTGAGGATGGTgctttcaaaattcaaaataaagacaCTGATAAAATGATTGTAATAAGTGATAACTTCAAAACGTCAgattcttttatttctattgatATCCATAATGAAAATATCACAACCCAGCTCATTAGTAAGCAACATAACGGAACCTATCGGATCCGTTACAAAGGAACAGCATTTAATGTACTTATACTCAGCACTGAAGCTCATAGACTAAATCAATATATGATTGAAAAACCCAAATTGGATACCTCTAAAGTTATACTATCTCCTATGCCTGGAGTGATTAAGAGTGTGGCTGTAAATGTGGGTGACTTAATTAACGAAGGCCAAGAGTGTTGTGTTGTTGAAGCCATGAAGATGCAAAACTCATTGAAGGCGGGTATAACTGGAACAGTGAAGGCTGTAAATGCAAAGGAAGGTGATACTGTTGAAGAAGAACAAATCCTTGTTGAAATTGAGTAA